The Saccharomyces paradoxus chromosome VI, complete sequence genome includes a window with the following:
- the YPI1 gene encoding type 1 protein phosphatase-activating protein YPI1 (Regulatory subunit of the type I protein phosphatase (PP1) Glc7p~similar to YFR003C) yields the protein MSRNQMTMGSEQQQTAGSRTVSVEEVPAVLQLRATQDPPRTQEARPTRHNVRWEENVIDNENMNKKKTKICCIFHPQNEAEEECNHPSDHDESSSSESSSSESENEKDLDFNERRQRRLARRHRKLEKKRTYSPNAYEIQPDYSEYRRKQQEKTD from the coding sequence ATGAGTAGAAATCAAATGACTATGGGATCAGAACAACAACAGACCGCGGGGTCCCGAACGGTGAGTGTGGAAGAGGTACCTGCAGTTCTGCAGCTTCGAGCAACTCAAGACCCTCCAAGAACTCAAGAGGCAAGGCCCACGAGGCACAACGTAAGATGGGAAGAAAATGTgattgataatgaaaatatgaataaaaaaaagaccaAGATTTGTTGTATTTTTCATCCACAAAATGAGGCTGAAGAAGAGTGCAACCACCCATCAGATCATGAcgaatcttcttcttcggaatcttcttcttcggaATCTGAGAATGAGAAAGATCTTGACTTTAACGAACGCAGACAAAGAAGATTGGCAAGACGCCATCGTAAacttgagaaaaaaaggacaTATAGCCCCAATGCCTATGAAATCCAACCGGATTATTCTGAATATAGGCGAAAACAGCAAGAAAAGACAGATTAA
- the FAR7 gene encoding Far7p (Protein involved in recovery from pheromone-induced cell cycle arrest~similar to YFR008W), with product MSDQINALSVQQQQQQQQQVYMSPQAENLNHMYLLVNKLVIQLRENQAEKAKILRNIDVLSGKLSKYETTEEPHDTTDNIALFNKFLEQREKAAITGEEQLSDDLDENAKDDVMLGVLKRQNTMLRKSLEESKQKTLESMDLLSYSEDSLNYIVAQLRGNILMHHKETTKLIRQKFQVETIPLEDKEFKMYLENVNDLQKLTDISHAYRLLLRLHAQE from the coding sequence ATGAGTGACCAAATCAACGCTTTATCAGtacagcagcagcagcagcagcagcagcaggTCTACATGTCCCCTCAAGCAGAAAACTTGAATCACATGTACTTGTTAGTCAACAAGCTAGTGATCCAGTTGAGAGAAAATCAAGcagaaaaggcaaaaataCTAAGAAACATAGACGTATTATCCGGGAAATTAAGCAAGTATGAGACGACGGAAGAACCTCATGATACCACGGATAATATTGCATTgttcaataaatttctagaacaaagagaaaaggcTGCTATTACTGGGGAAGAGCAATTAAGCGACGATCTGGATGAAAATGCAAAGGATGACGTTATGCTAGGGGTATTGAAGCGTCAAAATACAATGCTCCGGAAAAGTTTAGAGGAATCGAAACAAAAAACCCTTGAATCCATGGACTTGTTGTCTTATTCTGAAGATTCACTAAATTACATCGTTGCTCAATTGAGAGGAAACATCCTAATGCATCATAAAGAGACGACCAAATTGATTAGGCAGAAGTTTCAGGTGGAGACAATTCCCCTCGAGGACaaagaattcaaaatgtatttggaaaatgtcAATGATCTGCAAAAGTTGACAGACATATCCCACGCTTACAGGCTACTACTGAGGCTACATGCACAGGAATGA
- the NIC96 gene encoding linker nucleoporin NIC96 (Linker nucleoporin component of the nuclear pore complex (NPC)~similar to YFR002W) — MLETLRGNKLHSGTSKGANKKLNELLESCDNLPSASSELGSIQVSINELRRRVFQLKSKNKVSNDYTKAHYLLANSGLTFEDVDSFIKDLQTNQFLEPSPPKVIESEELDFYLKTKKEENILMSIEQLLNGATKDFDNFINHNLNLDWTQHKGEVMKNFGILIQDKKTIDHKKSVSSLDPKLPSWGNKGNNILNSNESRLNVNENNILREKFENYARIVFQFNNSRQANGNFDIANEFISILSSANGSRNAQLLESWKILESMKGKDINIVEVGKQYLEQQFLQYADNLYKKNMNEGLATNVNKIKSFIDTKLKKADKSWKISNLTVINGVPIWALIFYLLRAGLIKEALQVLVENKANIKKVEQSFLTYFKAYASSKDHGLPVEYSTKLHTEYNQHIKSSLDGDPYRLAVYKLIGRCDLSRKNIPAVTLSIEDWLWMHLMLIKENDAENDPVYERYCLEDFQNIIISYGPSRFSNYYLQTLLLSGIYGLAIDYTYTFSEMDAVHLAIGLASLKLFKVDSSTRLATKTKRDIRFANVLANYTKSFRYSDPRVAVEYLVLITLNEGPSDIELCHEALRELVLETKEFTVLLGKIGRDGARIPGVIEERQPLLHVRDEKEFLHTITEQAARRADEDGRIYDSILLYQLAEEYDIVITLVNGLLSDTLSASDLDQPLVGPDDNSETNPILLARRMASIYFDNAGISRQIHVKNKEICMLLLNISAIKELYFNKQWQETLSQMELLDLLPFTDELSARKKAQDFSSLDDNVVKNIPNLLIITLSCISNMVHTLNDSKYQTSTKGQQIDSLKNVARQCMIYAGMIQYRMPRETYSTLINIDVSL; from the coding sequence ATGTTGGAGACGCTACGCGGGAATAAGCTACATTCTGGTACCTCGAAAGGCGCCAACAAAAAGTTAAACGAACTTTTGGAATCGTGCGATAATCTACCATCAGCATCTTCTGAATTGGGTTCAATTCAAGTGAGTATTAATGAATTGAGAAGACgtgtttttcaattgaaaagcaaaaataaagttagCAATGACTATACCAAAGCCCACTATTTATTGGCTAACAGCGGCTTAACCTTTGAAGATGTTGattctttcattaaagACTTGCAAACGaaccaatttttggaaCCAAGTCCACCCAAAGTAATTGAGAGTGAGGAATTGGATTTCTATCTCAAAactaaaaaggaagagaacATTTTGATGTCTATCGAACAGCTTTTAAACGGTGCTACAAAagattttgataattttatcaatcATAACTTAAATCTCGATTGGACTCAGCATAAAGGTGAAGTCATGAAAAACTTTGGTATCCTTATACAAGATAAGAAAACCATTGACCACAAGAAATCGGTCAGTTCTTTAGACCCGAAACTTCCAAGTTGGGGCAATAAGGgcaataatattttaaataGCAACGAATCCAGATTAAATGTCaacgaaaataatattcttaGAGAAAAGTTTGAGAATTATGCAAGAATTGTATTTCAATTTAACAACAGTAGACAAGCAAAtggaaattttgatatAGCTAATGAGTTCATCTCAATATTATCTTCTGCGAACGGATCAAGAAACGCTCAATTACTAGAGAGTTGGAAGATTCTGGAATCGATGAAAGGTAAGGACATTAATATTGTTGAAGTCGGAAAACAGTACCTTGAGCAACAGTTTTTACAATATGCCGACAATTTATATAAGAAGAACATGAATGAAGGATTGGCAACCAACGTCAATAAAATCAAGTCCTTCATTGATACAAAGTTGAAGAAAGCAGACAAATCATGGAAGATTTCTAATTTAACTGTTATCAATGGTGTTCCAATATGGGCCTtaatattttatcttttaaGGGCAGGCCTAATCAAGGAAGCATTGCAGGTTCTAGTAGAGAACAAGGctaatatcaaaaaagtAGAACAATCGTTCCTTACTTATTTCAAAGCATATGCTTCTTCAAAGGACCACGGTTTACCGGTGGAATATTCCACCAAGCTTCACACCGAATACAAccaacatataaaaagctCACTAGATGGCGATCCTTATCGCCTAGCTGTCTATAAATTGATCGGAAGATGCGACTTaagtagaaaaaatattcctGCAGTCACTTTAAGCATCGAAGATTGGTTGTGGATGCATCTCATGttgatcaaagaaaacgacGCGGAAAATGATCCTGTTTATGAAAGATACTGCTTAGAAGACTTCCAaaacataataatatcGTATGGGCCATCTCGCTTTTCAAACTATTATTTACAAACACTTTTGTTAAGTGGAATCTATGGATTAGCTATTGATTATACTTATACGTTTAGTGAAATGGATGCGGTACATTTGGCAATAGGGCTAGCAAGCCTGAAGCTATTTAAGGTTGATAGCTCAACACGTTTGGCAACAAAAACTAAGAGAGATATCAGGTTCGCAAACGTACTAGCTAATTATACCAAGTCCTTTAGATATTCAGACCCTAGAGTTGCTGTGGAATACTTAGTTCTAATCACCTTAAATGAGGGGCCTTCTGATATCGAGTTATGTCATGAGGCCTTAAGAGAGCTAGTGTTGGAAACTAAAGAATTTACGGTTCTTTTAGGTAAAATTGGACGCGATGGAGCTAGAATTCCGGGGGTGATCGAAGAAAGACAACCTTTACTACACGTTCgtgatgaaaaggaatttcTGCATACAATTACAGAACAAGCAGCAAGAAGGGCGGATGAAGACGGTAGAATATATGACAGTATATTATTGTACCAGCTTGCTGAAGAATATGACATTGTTATTACCCTTGTCAATGGTTTATTAAGTGATACTCTCAGTGCGTCAGATTTAGACCAACCATTAGTTGGACCCGATGACAATAGTGAGACGAATCCTATCTTGTTGGCCAGGAGGATGGCGTCCATATATTTTGACAACGCTGGTATATCGAGACAGATTCATgttaaaaacaaagaaatttgCATGTTACTCTTGAATATTTCCGCTATCAAGGAGCTATACTTCAATAAACAATGGCAAGAAACATTATCCCAGATGGAGCTATTAGACTTACTTCCTTTCACAGACGAACTATCTGCTAGAAAGAAAGCACAAGATTTTTCTAGTTTAGATGATAACGTTGtgaaaaatattccaaaTTTGTTGATTATTACTCTAAGCTGTATATCGAACATGGTTCATACCTTGAACGACAGTAAGTATCAAACGTCCACAAAAGGTCAACAAATCGATTCTCTAAAAAATGTTGCGAGACAGTGTATGATTTATGCTGGTATGATTCAATACAGAATGCCCAGAGAAACATACAGCACCTTAATCAATATAGATGTCTCTctatga
- the YFH7 gene encoding Yfh7p (kinase with similarity to the PRK/URK/PANK kinase subfamily~similar to YFR007W) yields the protein MVDTHKLADDVLQLLDNRIEDNYRACVVLVGSPGSGKSTVAEELCQIINERYHTFLSEHPNIIEVNDGQKPIVDLVGSLKSLQPNEVAEMIENQGLFKNHVEDVNFQPVKYSDLTSNNRECTTVVSRGGIANAIRIAAANNPANADQLGQNSINIAQIVPMDGFHLSRRCLDLFKDPKTAHKRRGSPSTFDSNNFLQLCKILAKTSLCKVSSHGKSYLTSSVFEKLSKTFSQAVPDIFIPGFDHALKDPTQDQYCISKFTRIVILEGLYLLYDQENWKEIYQTLADTGALLVYKIDIDYEVTEERVAKRHLQSGLVTTISEGREKFRSNDLLNGKDIDKHLIKVDNIVHIRND from the coding sequence ATGGTTGATACGCATAAACTAGCAGACGACGTTCTTCAGCTATTGGATAACCGTATCGAAGACAATTATAGGGCTTGTGTTGTCCTAGTCGGTTCTCCAGGTTCTGGTAAGTCTACCGTTGCAGAAGAACTTTGTCAAATTATAAATGAAAGATATCACACCTTTTTGTCGGAGCATCCGAATATTATTGAAGTCAATGATGGGCAGAAACCTATAGTTGACTTGGTAGGTTCTCTAAAATCTCTCCAGCCAAATGAAGTAGCTGAAATGATTGAAAATCAGGGGCTGTTTAAAAATCATGTTGAGGATGTCAATTTCCAACCCGTCAAGTACTCAGACCTTACGTCAAATAACAGAGAATGTACCACAGTAGTTTCCAGAGGTGGTATTGCAAATGCCATCAGAATTGCAGCGGCTAACAATCCTGCCAATGCTGACCAATTGGGTCAGAATAGTATCAATATAGCGCAAATTGTTCCAATGGATGGATTTCATTTATCTCGCAGATGTCTAGACTTATTTAAAGACCCGAAAACTGCTCATAAAAGAAGAGGTTCGCCATCAACGTTCGACAGTAATAATTTCTTGCAACTGTGTAAAATTCTAGCCAAGACGTCCCTGTGTAAGGTCTCCTCACATGGTAAGTCTTACCTCACGTCAAGcgtttttgaaaagttatCCAAAACTTTTAGCCAAGCGGTTCCTGATATCTTTATTCCCGGGTTTGATCATGCTCTAAAGGACCCAACTCAAGACCAGTACTGTATTTCCAAATTTACAAGGATTGTTATACTCGAAGGTTTATATCTACTATATGACCAAGAAAACTGGAAGGAAATATACCAAACATTAGCTGATACGGGGgctcttcttgtttatAAGATTGACATAGACTATGAGGTCACCGAAGAAAGGGTGGCCAAAAGGCATCTGCAATCAGGCTTGGTGACGACTATTTCAGAAGGACGAGAAAAGTTTCGCAGCAATGATTTGTTAAATGGCAAGGATATAGACAAGCATTTGATTAAGGTTGATAATATTGTTCATATTCGAAACGATTAG
- the SAD1 gene encoding mRNA splicing protein SAD1 (Conserved zinc-finger domain protein involved in pre-mRNA splicing~similar to YFR005C), whose translation MEVDKKRRHSENELKQEVVKKIKSPEPNYAYLETVVREKLDFDSEKICCITLSPLNVYCCLVCGHYYQGRHERSPAFIHSIDENHHVFLNLTSLKFYILPQNVHISHDSKVQLLNSIKFAVYPTYCPRDLESFPRQCFDLNNRAYMNGFIGFTNAATYDYAHSVLLLMSHMAPLRDHFLLNHFDNQGEFIKRLSICIKKIWSPKLFKHYLSIDDFVAYLKVKEGFNLDPIDPRFFLLWLFNKICSTSNQLKSILNQSCKGKVRIAKFGNEPDTSGSVTNKVIAKPFWVLTLDLPEFSPFEDGNSVDDLPQINITKLLTKFANSRSSSTSPVFELTRLPQFLIFHFNRFDRNSEHPVKNRNQTLVEFSSELEILDAKYRLKANVVHVIIKPSSTDGNTFNGDEKSHWITQLYDDKSEKWIEIDGINTTDKEAELLFLNETFIQVWEKKK comes from the coding sequence ATGGAGGTCGATAAAAAGAGGAGACATTCTGAAAATGAGTTGAAGCAAGAGGTagtgaaaaagataaagtcTCCAGAACCAAACTATGCCTATCTTGAGACGGTAGTAAGAGAAAAACTGGACTTCGATTCTGAGAAGATTTGCTGCATTACTCTATCTCCTTTGAACGTGTACTGTTGTCTCGTGTGTGGACACTATTATCAGGGAAGACATGAAAGGAGTCCTGCTTTCATCCACTCAATTGATGAAAACCATCACGtcttcttgaatttgacaAGTTTGAAGTTTTACATTTTACCGCAAAATGTCCACATTTCACACGACAGTAAGGTTCAATTGTTGAACAGCATAAAATTTGCGGTTTATCCCACTTATTGCCCGCGTGACCTAGAAAGCTTTCCCAGGCAATGTTTCGACTTGAACAATCGTGCATATATGAATGGATTTATAGGATTTACCAATGCGGCAACTTATGATTATGCGCATAGTGTATTGCTTTTAATGTCGCACATGGCCCCATTACGTGACCACTTCCTGTTGAATCATTTTGATAATCAAGGGGAATTTATCAAAAGGTTATCCATATgcataaagaaaatttggtCTCCTAAATTATTCAAACATTATCTTTCCATTGACGATTTTGTTGCCTATTTGAAAGTTAAAGAAGGGTTTAATTTGGATCCCATAGATCCGcgtttctttcttttatggttattcaataaaatttgCTCGACTTCGAACCAATTAAAATCAATTTTAAATCAATCTTGTAAAGGCAAAGTAAGGATAGCgaaatttggaaatgaGCCTGACACCAGTGGATCTGTTACAAACAAAGTCATTGCCAAACCATTTTGGGTTTTGACCTTGGATTTGCCAGAGTTTTCACCCTTTGAAGATGGTAACAGCGTTGATGATCTTCCACAAATAAATATCACTAAATTATTGACTAAATTCGCTAACTCCAGAAGCTCCTCTACTAGCCctgtttttgaattaacGCGGTTACCGCAgttcttgatatttcatTTCAATAGGTTCGACCGTAACAGTGAACATCCTGTCAAAAATAGGAACCAAACGTTAGTAGAATTTTCCAGTGAACTTGAGATTTTGGACGCCAAGTATCGCTTAAAAGCAAACGTGGTTCATGTGATCATCAAACCATCATCCACGGATGGAAACACATTTAATGGTGACGAAAAAAGTCATTGGATTACTCAGCTGTATGATGacaaaagtgaaaaatggaTAGAAATAGACGGTATAAATACAACAGATAAAGAAGCTGAGCTCTTATTTCTTAACGAAACGTTTATACAGGtatgggaaaaaaaaaagtga
- a CDS encoding putative Xaa-Pro dipeptidase (X-Pro aminopeptidase~similar to YFR006W): MCLEPISLVVFGSLVFFFGLVKYIKRGEGLKTRAVLQSKYKDKYYYSKEEEEEMGELANVNEIPVKIRNQKYPAKEHNLRVKDLLFKRNSKLSKVSTAFFIAGEELEGNKYCDTTREYRQNRYFYHLSGVDIPASALLFNCSTDKLTLFLPNIDEEDVMWSGMPLSLDEAVRVFDVDEVLYISDLGSKFKELEDFAIFTTDLDNVHDENIAKLLIPSDSDFFYAMDETRAIKDWYEIEIIRKACQISDKSHLAVMSALPIELNELQMQAEFEYHATRQGGRSLGYDPICCSGPACGTLHYVKNSEDIKGKHSILIDAGAEWRQYTSDITRCFPTSGKFTAEHREVYETVLDMQNQAMEQIKPGAKWDDLHALTHKVLIKHFLSMGIFKKEFSEDEIFKRRASCAFYPHGLGHMLGLDVHDVGGNPNYDDPDPMFRYLRIRRPLKENMIITNEPGCYFNQFLIKEFLEKHPERLELVDMNVLKKYMYVGGVRIEDDILVTKDGYENLTGITSDPDEIEKIVQKGLKKTRSGFHVVV; encoded by the coding sequence ATGTGCCTTGAACCAATCTCTCTTGTTGTTTTCGGATCCCTggtgtttttctttggcttGGTGAAGTATATCAAACGTGGAGAAGGGCTAAAAACAAGGGCTGTTTTACAATCAAAGTACAAGGATAAGTATTATTACAGtaaagaggaagaggaagaaatggGCGAACTGGCAAACGTGAATGAAATTCCGGTGAAGATAAGAAACCAGAAGTATCCTGCAAAAGAACATAACTTGAGAGTTAAAGATTTGTTGTTCAAACGCAATTCAAAGCTGTCAAAGGTGTCCACTgcattttttattgctgGCGAGGAATTAGAAGGAAACAAGTATTGTGACACTACTAGAGAATACAGACAAAATAGATATTTCTATCATTTGTCAGGTGTTGATATACCTGCTTCGGCGTTATTGTTTAACTGTAGTACAGATAAATTGACATTGTTTTTGCCAAACAtcgatgaagaagacgtCATGTGGAGCGGTATGCCTTTGAGTTTGGATGAAGCAGTGAGAGTATTTGACGTTGATGAAGTCTTGTACATATCTGATTTGGGGTCGAAATTTAAAGAGCTGGAAGACTTTGCTATCTTTACCACCGATTTAGACAATGTTCATGATGAGAATATTGCAAAATTACTAATCCCTTCAGACTCTGACTTCTTTTATGCTATGGATGAAACTAGAGCGATTAAGGATTGGTATGAAATTGAGATCATCAGAAAAGCTTGTCAGATTTCAGACAAGAGTCATTTGGCCGTTATGTCTGCGTTGCCCATCGAGTTGAACGAGTTACAAATGCAAGCTGAGTTCGAATACCATGCCACCCGTCAAGGTGGTCGTTCTTTGGGATATGACCCCATTTGTTGTTCTGGACCGGCGTGTGGGACATTACACTACGTCAAGAATTCCGAAGATATCAAAGGTAAACATTCCATTTTAATTGATGCAGGTGCAGAATGGAGACAATATACAAGTGATATTACCAGATGTTTCCCGACCTCAGGCAAGTTTACTGCGGAACATCGTGAAGTTTATGAAACCGTTCTTGATATGCAAAACCAAGCAATGGAACAGATCAAACCTGGTGCTAAATGGGACGATTTGCATGCATTGACACACAAAGTCCTTATTAAACATTTCTTAAGTATGGGCATATTTAAGAAAGAGTTttctgaagatgaaatcTTTAAAAGAAGGGCTTCTTGCGCTTTTTATCCCCATGGACTAGGCCATATGTTGGGGCTTGATGTACACGACGTTGGTGGTAATCCAAACTATGATGACCCAGATCCAATGTTTAGGTACTTAAGAATTCGCCGTCCTTTGAAAGAGAATATGATTATTACCAATGAACCAGGTTGTTATTTCAACCAATTCTTGatcaaagaatttttagaaaagCACCCCGAAAGATTGGAACTTGTCGATATGAACgtgttaaaaaaatatatgtatgttGGTGGTGTTAGAATCGAAGATGATATTCTTGTTACTAAAGATGGTTACGAGAACCTAACTGGTATCACTTCTGACCcagatgaaattgaaaaaatcgttCAAAAAGGTTTAAAGAAAACCCGTTCAGGTTTCCACGTAGTCGTTTAA
- the RPN11 gene encoding proteasome regulatory particle lid subunit RPN11 (Metalloprotease subunit of 19S regulatory particle~similar to YFR004W), which yields MERLQRLMMNSKVGSADTGRDDTKETVYISSIALLKMLKHGRAGVPMEVMGLMLGEFVDDYTVNVVDVFAMPQSGTGVSVEAVDDVFQAKMMDMLKQTGRDQMVVGWYHSHPGFGCWLSSVDVNTQKSFEQLNSRAVAVVVDPIQSVKGKVVIDAFRLIDTGALINNLEPRQTTSNTGLLNKANIQALIHGLNRHYYSLNIDYHKTVQETKMLMNLHKEQWQSGLKMYDYEEKEESNLAATKSMVKIAEQYSKRIEEEKELTEEELKTRYVGRQDPKKHLSETADETLENNIVSVLTAGVNSVAIK from the coding sequence ATGGAACGACTACAGAGATTGATGATGAATAGTAAGGTGGGATCCGCGGACACCGGACGTGACGATACGAAGGAAACCGTTTATATTTCTTCGATCGCGCTTTTAAAGATGCTGAAGCATGGTAGAGCTGGTGTTCCCATGGAAGTCATGGGGTTGATGTTAGGTGAGTTTGTTGACGATTATACGGTCAACGTTGTGGACGTGTTTGCGATGCCTCAATCGGGTACCGGTGTTTCTGTTGAGGCTGTGGATGATGTTTTCCAAGCTAAGATGATGGATATGTTAAAGCAAACTGGCAGAGACCAAATGGTTGTTGGATGGTACCATTCCCATCCCGGGTTCGGCTGTTGGCTATCCTCTGTGGATGTTAACACtcaaaaatcttttgaacAATTAAACAGCAGagctgttgctgttgttgttgacCCTATCCAATCCGTTAAGGGAAAAGTTGTCATTGATGCTTTTAGGTTGATTGACACGGGCGCATTGATAAATAACTTAGAGCCTAGACAAACAACCTCGAACACGGGTTTGTTGAACAAGGCCAATATTCAAGCCTTAATTCATGGTCTGAATAGACATTACTATTCTTTAAATATTGATTACCATAAGACCGTGCAAGAAACCAAGATGCTAATGAACTTACATAAAGAGCAATGGCAATCGGGTCTTAAGATGTACGATTacgaagaaaaggaagaatcAAATTTGGCCGCTACAAAGAGTATGGTTAAGATTGCCGAACAGTACTCAAAGAgaatagaagaagaaaaggaattgACCGAAGAGGAACTGAAGACAAGATACGTTGGTAGACAGGATCCAAAGAAGCACCTTTCTGAAACAGCAGATGAGACGCtggaaaataatattgttTCCGTGCTGACGGCGGGTGTTAATTCAGTGGCAATTAAATAA